The proteins below come from a single Triticum urartu cultivar G1812 unplaced genomic scaffold, Tu2.1 TuUngrouped_contig_7543, whole genome shotgun sequence genomic window:
- the LOC125531588 gene encoding cytochrome P450 71A1-like: protein MLLRLGPLPTLVVSSANVAREVLQLQDHAFTNRPALAIPRRLLYGCTDIAFAPHGAYWHGVCKIVVPHLLIPARVRAYRGVREEVVELVRKVEQQAHEGDVVVWSSELLSGFSKDVNGRIVLGCLKKMPSFNI, encoded by the coding sequence ATGCTGCTCCGCCTCGGCCCCTTGCCCACCCTGGTCGTCTCGTCTGCAAACGTGGCGCGCGAGGTGCTGCAGCTGCAGGACCACGCATTCACCAACCGGCCCGCGCTCGCCATCCCGCGGCGGCTCCTCTACGGCTGCACAGACATCGCCTTCGCTCCCCACGGCGCCTACTGGCATGGTGTGTGCAAGATCGTCGTGCCCCACCTGCTGATCCCCGCCAGGGTGCGCGCCTACCGCGGCGTGCGCGAGGAGGTGGTCGAGCTTGTCCGGAAGGTGGAGCAGCAGGCACATGAAGGCGACGTCGTGGTGTGGTCGAGCGAGCTCCTAAGCGGCTTCTCCAAGGACGTGAACGGGCGAATCGTGCTCGGGTGTTTGAAAAAGATGCCATCGTTTAATATTTGA